In the genome of Astatotilapia calliptera chromosome 18, fAstCal1.2, whole genome shotgun sequence, the window aaaaacaaacaaacccaaaatgagataatttttttttctttctttacacaCCAGCTCAAGGGTCTATTGATCAAGCATGTGCCACACCCCTACAGATAATCAATTATTtgaccaataaataaataaataaataaataaataagcaacagtacttaaaaatatatatctgtatacAATTTCAAATAAGTGACAAAATACAAATCCAATCACTAACCATTTGAGATCTCGTGCTCTGTGTGACATAAAGAGCAAAATGAATCACAAGAAAAATTCACGACaactaaaaaagaagaagaaaataaatcattttacaaATTGAAATTGCATTAGGTTTGAATTTTTCTTAACTTTCAAATACATTAAACTTTTCTAACTTGCCTACTCTGTGTACGGTTGGATTTGTATGTAATGTGCTTTAGTTTCTATTGCAATCCTTTGTGATGTCACATAATTAAACGTTGATTTGCACTATGAGAAAAGAAGCCCTCACCCTGTTTTTCCATCTACGCATTTGCAAGTGTGCTGCACTGACTACAGCACGTCTACCATTTGTTGCAGTCAGTCCGCAGTGTTTGTAGCAGTCAGTTACTCTGCGTGTCTCCAGGAGAAGTGGCTGTGTGCCATGCCTGTCCTGTCAATCAGCGCTGATTGCGTCGGGCGGGCATGATTCGAAGGGAAGCAGTGCTTTCCCTGGTCATGAGGCGCGTCACCTGGTCTAAAGTGAGTCCGGCCACTGCTTCTCCATTCACCTGCAGAATTTCGTCACCGATGCCAAGGAGGCCTACGTACGGGCCTTCTCCGCTGCCATCACCCACTTTTTCAACATATACACCTgcacaaaggagaaaaaagagaagagaagaaagatgAATAGAAAGAAATGAGTTAGAAGTAAATGTGTCTTTGGGTTCATAGAATTTCTactctttttattattacaaaaaatgaaattgaaaatgtaaaaacataccTGTGTCTGGTCGACCTTTGCCCCTTGAAATAACAAAACCATAAGGACCGTTTGGGGGTTTGATGAGCTCCAGGAGGATACTCCCATCAGGGAAAGCCTGAGTGGCCCGGCCCACCGGACGTGCGATTCTAGAGGGAAGTACATCTTCAACGCTCAAGGCCCTGTGAAGCTCAAGCTGAGGGCTGTCAGGGCTGAGGAAGCAGAAATTCATTATTTCAATAAGAGTGTGAGAATTTATATAAGTCATCTTCATCACTCAGTTCTTCTGCTTGGTTTTGTTTGCCACAGTCACCTACCTGAGTGCCAGGCCGTATGGTATTTGCACCTCCCCAAGTATGGTTGAACGCTCTGTTCTTCTCTCTAAACTCTGCACAGAGGAGGCTTTACGCAGCTGGGCCAGTGGCAGCACCTAGTGGCAAATGAATGGCACTGTaataaactgattttatttcttttcaccAAACCAGCTTCCAGAACCATAATATTTTGCCTTTATTACACCTATAAAAATATGGTCTGCttggcagcacacacacacatacaaaaaaaggaTTAATTCCACTAGTGTATTCCTGAAACTGCAGAGAAGGCAGCAGACCTGTACAAAGTAGAAACTTTGGCTGGTCCACTGTTGAAATGAACTTTGTACAGGTATGTGAGGAAAATGACATTACTTTTTACCTTCTGCCTGTATGAGGTTAAATTTGTATACATTTATTGTGGCCAATCATGATGTTAAAAACATGAGATATAGGAGCGCAGCAgtcaacaacacaacaaaacatttaGACCTCTTGCTCACCGTATTCAGCGTCTGCAGGGAGGGTGTCCTCTGTATGCGGATAGTGGGCTGCGGTCTCCGTGTTGGGCTTGGTGATGCTGAGCTCGCCCGGGGGGCAGTGGGTATACTGAGCTGTTCCATACTACTGGAGCGACCTCCTTTCACAAGCCTACCGACACTGTTCAGGCCAATGGAGGAAAAGAAGCGACGTAGGAAGAGCTTTGGACGCCCATCCAGCtttctgtaaaaagaaaattgtgatttttcttttaaattagacCTTAGCACAGACTTTAAATATATTGATCTAGACACTGTTGCATCACAGTGTGaactacacacacactgagaattGTTATTATGGACTGAGATTATTTTTAAGAGCTGTGAAAACAATTTTATAAGTGTCTTCCTTCTGTAAAGGATCGTAATGACTACAGCTATATACTGTATTACCAAAAGAGGGCAGGATTGCTCTGGTATTGAAAGAAGCTTTctaacaacaagaacaacagcCTGTCTGCTGAATAGGGTTTTAATCTACTAACTGCTGCACAACAGTGTTGGTGGGGGCAAGGGATTTATTGTCTAAGCTATGGCAAGAACATTGTTATCTTGGCTTACCTAGACCCATCACAGTTTTCCTCCCACAGGGCCTCAGCTTTCAGATGTTCAGCCCTCAATAGCTCTGCTCTGAGGTCCTCAGCCCGAGACATACCCAGGCCACGTATTGCACGGCACTCTGAACCAGAACCAGAATCCCCACTTAAGCCTACAAAAGGAAAAGAGTACATAATTAAATGTCAGTATTATCCTGATCTTTGCTGAAAGTAAACTTCTAACTGCTCTTTTCCACACTACAACATTTATCTATTAGTGCACACAAGTAAAGTTTATAGGTAGCTACAGTTCACTTCAGAAACACAACCAAAAAGGCTTCTTTATACTTCCACTTGTCTGCAGTTCAGACAGACATATTGTACTTTTTCATCAACATTTATTAGGTAGTCAGAGTAACATTTACTTTGTAGCTCATGCCTTTTTCATTTCCTTCTCATTACTTTATTAAGGCTTCATTATAAAGTTAAATATCCCTAAGAATAGAAATTACTCAGAGTTAGTTTCTTGCTTAGTTGCAACATAGGACCATgactacatttaaaacattaatgATAAACGAATAGTATGTGTAATCGTATAATGCTGCTTTATGTACATTACTGTTGCCACTCACCTGCACCATCTGGAGTGGCATCCCAGAGTTCAGAGGCTGGCAGGTCTGTGGCTAGTCTGGCTGGGGAGTACCTCAGAGTAGAGGGTCTGATGCAGGACACTGGGCTGCTACTAGCAGGCACCCCTGGGGTTAAAGATGCTGGAGACTCCCTCCTTGTGTCTGGAGAATCCAGCAGAGATTGAGCTCCACCCTCTCCTCCCTGATTTGAGGTCATCTGGAACTGAACCGTGGACTGACCAGCAGCAGAGCGATTTCTTGAGCTTGACTTGAGAGCTGACTTGATAGGCAATGCAGGGGTTGGTGACTCCCTTAGTCCACCAGATGCTTCAAGCAAAGGTGGCTCCAGAGAAATGGGGCTATCAGGTGCAAATGAAACAGCTCTGCTCAGGTTGACTCTGTTACGTGGATTTGAGTTACGCCGCTGAGCCCACGACGGGCCATAAGGGCCATGACCAGACTCTAACCGACTTTCTCCTTTCCTGCTCCTTCTCCTAAGTTTCCCAAACCCTGATGACTTCCATCCTGTACTAATTTCTCTATTTTCGCCCAAAACATAAGCGCCGGCGAAGGTGACAGTAAGAGGAGCTTTAGGACGAGTGCTTGCCTCCGCTTTGTTTGGTGACACCCAGCGAGGAGCCACTTTTCCTCTTGGGTCCTCAGGGTTACCAGGCTGCTGAGGCTCAGCGTGCTTTGGATCTGGTGGCGATGAAACTGGCTGAGGTTCTCTCACCACAGAACCACATGATTCACATTTCTTCACCAGCACTATTATCTCTTTAACCACTGTTGTAGTTTCACCAACAGCAGGCTCATCCTCTTGCTTCTGTGTAGGAGGCATAGAAACACTTCTGTGGTTTCTGTTCCTCTCTGAACCGCTGCTGCTGGAATCTATATTGCTGTCTTTACTCTTGAACCTGGGTGTCCCGGGCCTGCCACGCTGTCTCACTCTGTCCAAGTAGCGAgactctgcttctttttctgaTTCATCCTCAAAGCGTACACGGGTGGGTGAGCAACCGTACCTTCTGCTTCGACCTACTTGGTCGCTGGGTGAAGTGTCTCTCTGACTGGGGACAAGGAGGGGACCAGATGAGACTTGAGCTGGGAGCTCTTCTTTGGTTTGAACAGctttttgtgctgttgttggacTGGGAGATTCAACTTGCTGTTTCCTcctgtaaaaaatgacagaggTGTGGGTATTGGAGACAAGTTTAAAGCTCCAGATACTTTGTCGACTTCTCCATTTTTATGTTATTAGTTTATCAAagtcaaatgtgaaaaatgtaggAAAGCTGAATCCATCATCTCGGTATCAGATGGTAGCAAACATACGACTCAATAACATGTGCACCACTGGGCacataatatcaaaatataaggTGCTAAAATGACATTTACATAAACTGTAATAAGACATACTGTATGTGTTACAACTTTGTCTGTCTCAGGCACCAATGACCAGGTTAGTGAAGCAGTCAGGAATGTAGGGTATATTGCAAATTCTCCTAATCCTAATTTAAGTGAAAACTTCCTGCTGATTTAAagggatttctgaaacaaaactaCACAAAGTACACACTATtacataaaaagaataaaagcaaacattttcaaaacattgtCAGCTTTGCTTATGTAATTACAAAGCAAAAGTCAAGTTCTAAAGCTTTAACTTGTTTTCGGTTATGCAACATTAGCTTTGCAGGAAAGGGGCAAGTGCAAAAGAAGGATAGACAAAGCACAGAAGAAGTGTTGGGAGGGAGACGTAAGGATGGGAGCAAAGTgataaacaaacataagaagtgcataaacagggaaaaaagaagaagcagacaCGCTCAAAGTGGGACTTTCACAGTCTCTAACCTCAATCCCACAAGCTCACACAGGCCTTTTAAGTTAACTTACACGGTGGATCTTTGATCAGAATGGGAGCGTCTGCTGGGGCGATCGGCTTTGATGTGATTGGAGCGAGCCTTGAGTCTTGCTCGCTCCAGAAGAAGCTTGGCCTGCTCGTGTCTTGGGCTTAGAGGTAGTTCATCGCTGATTACAAGAAGTGACCTGAGGAGCAatgggaagagagacagagagtggaAATTAGTACCGAACAGCAGGGAAATGGATAGAGTTTAACTCGCTAA includes:
- the LOC113010006 gene encoding uncharacterized protein LOC113010006, coding for MEEEKAADNIQSKSGSPLPTGLPINWGLITGPVPEPVFPAPTTTLNASLPPPAQSSAVHALQTKVKSITQRRTRGRDREKDRGRFDTEVLVSNPAGHISSEVLLRQRPKVKGQLFLPAPSWRSGGAKDLSSSDEEEEVEVQVRLEIHSPPAEAQIVQQGEEVEEEQSEKNDGQVSHPTGQPCGLGEGTSLESLPSDNPSTSKDGPSASPPPLPPPPVLSSNISASTASSFTSSTSSPSARHWAPPKGFWRVARPETLLLNGVDPHNTPPTLPLKDYTRTEAVAEPQRKPKLAEAGNKNDVGGLENDYDVSSEIQNSGSVEWYLDKYEQRETDVTDPNKGLCSSDSSESMSSQSGILCADDKLRVKERAYAKLRERQQHYREVRELQEGEITGYYEETTYRVDYNVAGAHPVLDASDSAILAQELEPYLRSLLVISDELPLSPRHEQAKLLLERARLKARSNHIKADRPSRRSHSDQRSTVRKQQVESPSPTTAQKAVQTKEELPAQVSSGPLLVPSQRDTSPSDQVGRSRRYGCSPTRVRFEDESEKEAESRYLDRVRQRGRPGTPRFKSKDSNIDSSSSGSERNRNHRSVSMPPTQKQEDEPAVGETTTVVKEIIVLVKKCESCGSVVREPQPVSSPPDPKHAEPQQPGNPEDPRGKVAPRWVSPNKAEASTRPKAPLTVTFAGAYVLGENREISTGWKSSGFGKLRRRSRKGESRLESGHGPYGPSWAQRRNSNPRNRVNLSRAVSFAPDSPISLEPPLLEASGGLRESPTPALPIKSALKSSSRNRSAAGQSTVQFQMTSNQGGEGGAQSLLDSPDTRRESPASLTPGVPASSSPVSCIRPSTLRYSPARLATDLPASELWDATPDGAGLSGDSGSGSECRAIRGLGMSRAEDLRAELLRAEHLKAEALWEENCDGSRKLDGRPKLFLRRFFSSIGLNSVGRLVKGGRSSSMEQLSIPTAPRASSASPSPTRRPQPTIRIQRTPSLQTLNTVLPLAQLRKASSVQSLERRTERSTILGEVQIPYGLALSPDSPQLELHRALSVEDVLPSRIARPVGRATQAFPDGSILLELIKPPNGPYGFVISRGKGRPDTGVYVEKVGDGSGEGPYVGLLGIGDEILQVNGEAVAGLTLDQVTRLMTRESTASLRIMPARRNQR